From a single Campylobacter concisus genomic region:
- a CDS encoding PD-(D/E)XK nuclease family protein produces the protein MHNLNQLFVFTNSRKIREFNASFNDELIPKSLSIAEFYKKVVYVDGRFEIDSTYALVLMNRACASVKKANSVLKIPAEFFEFLKNNDYLFSFFKELAISKKSIAEIKFNDIYANFEEHLDILEAVLKEYEDLLDRENLYDDITLPKIYSINEGYIRSFSEISLHIDGILSEFEWEILEKISKLTTLKIIFQTSVFNTKLINKIKQISAISEIENYKKYELNLKTNELICLENIKKFEPVLEKRFATRSLQCAYAMAKVSEFVREGIKPENIAVILPDESFSEILRLHDRDKIFNYAMGESFKNTKFYETLFYLIRAINEEARPVFDQSKCESYEELGFILNTLGVSEELFNKFKSSYFDLCDFAKFKELIDELLMLENEPRCEEKLALELFRIENLCRYFSFSLKQLSEIFLLNISRLSIDDVGGGKISVMGMLESRGMKFDGVIIVDFNDNFIPARSTNEMFLNSKVRQKAGLISYLERENLQRFYYESLINNAKKVAISCVLNEESIPSRFLKNFKIIKDEKFSDEAYLKLFLKGSTSLNLSDDEIILEHDFFTKPLSFSTLNLFLTCPRKYYYAKIAGIKGAKGIATEPGSKQGNSVHKALYEYYTSDFYGQKNIFDLAIFKEILAKQDFSSLELEIWSQKFKEYAEFENERLSAGFRVLECEKDIESDFCDVKIKGIIDRIDVSPDGEPFILDYKTGEANANSLQLAFYEALYGSEVKSAYFALKNEPVLISSKKGVDDLKAEIENLKSINNTKINFERKSGACKFCEYAILCRREL, from the coding sequence ATGCATAACCTAAACCAACTTTTTGTATTTACGAACTCGCGTAAGATTCGTGAATTTAATGCAAGTTTTAATGATGAACTAATCCCAAAAAGCCTAAGTATTGCTGAGTTTTATAAAAAGGTAGTTTATGTAGATGGTAGGTTTGAGATTGATAGCACCTATGCTTTAGTGCTTATGAATAGAGCCTGTGCCAGTGTCAAAAAGGCAAACTCAGTTCTTAAAATTCCAGCTGAGTTTTTTGAGTTTTTGAAAAACAATGACTATCTTTTTTCGTTTTTTAAAGAGCTAGCTATTAGCAAAAAGAGTATCGCCGAGATCAAATTTAACGATATTTACGCTAACTTTGAGGAGCATTTAGACATACTTGAAGCGGTTTTAAAAGAGTATGAGGACTTGCTTGATAGAGAAAATCTCTACGATGATATAACCTTGCCAAAAATTTACTCCATTAATGAAGGCTATATCAGAAGCTTTAGTGAAATTTCACTGCACATAGATGGAATTTTAAGTGAGTTTGAGTGGGAAATTTTAGAGAAAATCTCAAAGCTAACTACGCTAAAAATTATCTTTCAAACTAGCGTTTTCAACACAAAGCTAATCAATAAAATAAAGCAAATTTCAGCTATTAGCGAGATTGAAAATTACAAAAAATATGAGCTAAATTTAAAGACAAATGAGCTAATTTGCTTAGAAAATATCAAAAAATTTGAGCCAGTCTTAGAGAAGCGATTTGCCACTAGAAGCCTGCAATGTGCCTACGCTATGGCAAAGGTGAGCGAGTTTGTGCGTGAGGGCATAAAGCCTGAAAACATCGCTGTCATATTGCCAGATGAGAGCTTTAGTGAAATTTTAAGGCTACATGATAGAGATAAAATTTTTAACTACGCTATGGGCGAGAGTTTTAAAAATACAAAATTTTATGAGACGCTTTTTTACCTTATAAGAGCGATAAACGAAGAGGCAAGGCCGGTTTTTGATCAAAGCAAGTGTGAGAGCTACGAGGAGCTTGGCTTTATCTTGAACACACTTGGCGTAAGCGAAGAGCTTTTTAATAAATTTAAATCAAGCTACTTTGATCTTTGTGACTTTGCTAAATTTAAAGAGCTAATAGATGAGCTTTTAATGCTTGAAAATGAGCCAAGATGCGAAGAGAAGCTCGCGCTTGAGCTTTTTAGGATTGAGAATTTATGTAGGTATTTTAGCTTTAGCTTAAAGCAGTTAAGTGAAATTTTTTTGCTAAATATCTCACGCCTTAGCATCGATGATGTGGGTGGTGGAAAGATCAGTGTCATGGGCATGCTAGAGAGCCGTGGAATGAAATTTGATGGCGTAATCATAGTTGATTTTAATGATAACTTCATCCCAGCAAGAAGCACAAATGAGATGTTTTTAAACTCAAAAGTGAGGCAAAAAGCAGGGCTTATAAGCTACCTTGAGCGTGAAAATTTGCAGAGATTTTACTATGAAAGTCTTATAAACAATGCTAAAAAGGTCGCCATAAGCTGTGTTTTAAACGAAGAGAGTATTCCTTCAAGATTTTTAAAAAATTTCAAAATAATAAAAGATGAGAAATTTAGTGACGAGGCTTATTTAAAATTATTTTTAAAAGGAAGTACAAGCCTAAATTTAAGCGATGATGAGATCATTTTGGAGCATGATTTTTTCACTAAACCGCTATCATTTTCTACACTAAATTTATTTCTAACCTGCCCAAGAAAGTATTATTACGCAAAGATAGCTGGTATAAAAGGAGCAAAAGGCATAGCAACTGAGCCAGGATCTAAGCAAGGAAATAGCGTGCATAAGGCGCTTTATGAATACTATACAAGTGATTTTTATGGACAAAAAAATATATTTGATTTGGCTATTTTTAAAGAAATACTTGCAAAGCAAGATTTTTCTTCGCTTGAGCTTGAGATTTGGTCGCAGAAATTTAAAGAATACGCAGAGTTTGAAAATGAACGTTTAAGTGCTGGCTTTAGAGTGCTTGAGTGTGAAAAAGACATAGAGAGTGATTTTTGTGATGTAAAGATAAAAGGCATTATCGATAGGATCGATGTTAGCCCTGATGGTGAGCCTTTTATACTTGATTATAAAACTGGTGAGGCAAATGCGAACTCGCTTCAGCTTGCATTTTATGAAGCACTTTATGGCAGCGAGGTAAAAAGTGCTTATTTTGCCCTAAAGAATGAACCAGTGCTTATTAGCTCAAAAAAAGGCGTGGATGATCTAAAGGCCGAGATAGAAAATCTAAAGAGCATAAATAACACTAAGATAAATTTTGAAAGAAAGAGCGGAGCTTGTAAATTTTGCGAGTATGCCATACTTTGTAGGAGAGAGTTATGA
- a CDS encoding flavin reductase, whose protein sequence is MHKELNRQGFYYGFPVLLATTKDKNANDDITVLSSSWTLGNTVVLGIGIENQGFKNIKNSSDITLNLCDESLLEAVQKMEKLTGDSEVPEEKKNLGYIYEHDKFKAANLSKEPGINAKTVRIKECKIQIETVVEKIELKEWFSIVTCKITGIFVDENLLKDEKIDTQKWHPLIYKFKEYVSTCKRLGLNFGFKEI, encoded by the coding sequence ATGCATAAAGAGTTAAACAGACAAGGTTTTTACTATGGCTTTCCAGTTTTGCTAGCTACCACAAAAGACAAAAACGCAAACGATGATATCACGGTGCTTTCATCCTCTTGGACGTTAGGAAATACAGTGGTGCTTGGCATAGGTATTGAAAATCAAGGCTTTAAAAATATCAAAAATAGTTCAGATATCACGCTAAATTTATGTGATGAAAGCCTGCTAGAAGCTGTGCAAAAAATGGAAAAACTAACTGGCGATAGTGAAGTACCAGAAGAAAAAAAGAATCTTGGCTACATCTACGAGCACGACAAATTTAAGGCAGCAAATCTCAGCAAAGAGCCTGGCATAAATGCAAAAACCGTCAGGATAAAAGAGTGCAAGATACAGATAGAAACGGTTGTGGAAAAGATAGAGTTAAAAGAGTGGTTTAGCATCGTTACTTGCAAGATTACAGGCATTTTTGTAGATGAAAATTTACTAAAAGATGAAAAGATAGATACGCAAAAATGGCATCCACTAATCTATAAATTTAAAGAATATGTCAGCACTTGCAAGCGTTTGGGATTAAATTTTGGATTTAAAGAGATTTGA
- a CDS encoding FixH family protein, with amino-acid sequence MDKKTFWPYAIVLSFIAIIIACAVTIIIALKHPVEMDSSYMQSYQNVDENITFIKDSEKRFDEKFDLKFEPNFNALNAKFKFHLTPKKGEISALKYEILLTRPQTNKENKILRASWQENDLVSEETSLKEGRWQLLLRLSDTNDTRYYKFDLNVTK; translated from the coding sequence ATGGATAAAAAAACCTTTTGGCCTTATGCTATCGTGCTTAGTTTCATTGCTATCATTATCGCTTGCGCAGTAACGATCATCATAGCGCTGAAACATCCAGTCGAGATGGATAGCTCCTATATGCAAAGCTACCAAAATGTCGATGAAAACATAACCTTTATCAAAGATAGTGAAAAACGTTTTGATGAGAAATTTGATCTAAAATTTGAGCCAAATTTTAATGCTCTAAATGCTAAGTTTAAATTTCATCTAACTCCAAAAAAAGGAGAAATTTCAGCTTTAAAATATGAAATTTTACTCACTCGCCCACAGACAAATAAAGAAAATAAAATTTTAAGAGCTTCATGGCAAGAAAATGATCTAGTAAGCGAAGAAACAAGTCTAAAAGAAGGTAGATGGCAGCTACTTTTAAGGCTAAGTGACACTAATGATACAAGGTATTATAAATTTGACCTTAATGTCACAAAATGA
- a CDS encoding DUF4006 family protein has protein sequence MENKNRNIFALNGISGYLVAVLLLLSILGVLTYIGIGLQKDVATKPYSLKDASSIEMKSVDNAKHVIIKE, from the coding sequence ATGGAAAATAAAAATAGAAATATCTTTGCTTTAAATGGTATTAGCGGTTATTTGGTGGCGGTTTTGCTTTTGCTATCTATCCTTGGCGTACTTACTTATATTGGTATTGGCTTGCAAAAAGATGTAGCAACCAAGCCTTACTCATTAAAAGATGCAAGTAGTATTGAAATGAAGAGCGTTGATAACGCTAAACACGTCATTATAAAGGAGTAG
- a CDS encoding cbb3-type cytochrome c oxidase N-terminal domain-containing protein, producing the protein MQWLNLEDNINLLALIGAILIIVLTVVVAGKYVGQMKVKKDESVELSEHNWDGIGEYKNPVPFGWAVVFLLTLVWAIWYYLLGYPLNSYSQIGEYNKEVREANAKFEKEYASPSKETLHAMGESVFLVQCSACHGITGDGIGGKAANLQIWGSEQGIVDTILNGSKGLDYPMGEMPAGLADADGAKAIAAYVAKEISAIKSTKNENLVAMGKELYAACAACHGDDGKGMDGMSADLSKYGSSEFIVDVLNRGKNGNIGVMPKFNDGRLNEIQQKAVGEYVISLSKGE; encoded by the coding sequence ATGCAATGGCTAAATTTAGAAGATAATATAAATTTACTTGCGTTAATAGGTGCCATCTTAATTATCGTACTAACTGTCGTTGTAGCTGGCAAGTATGTTGGTCAAATGAAAGTTAAAAAAGATGAAAGTGTAGAGCTTAGCGAGCATAACTGGGACGGAATAGGCGAGTATAAAAATCCAGTTCCATTTGGTTGGGCGGTAGTTTTTTTGCTAACGCTTGTTTGGGCGATCTGGTATTATTTACTTGGTTATCCACTAAATTCTTACTCACAAATCGGTGAATATAATAAAGAGGTAAGAGAAGCAAACGCTAAATTTGAAAAAGAGTATGCAAGCCCAAGCAAAGAAACGCTTCATGCTATGGGAGAGAGCGTATTTTTGGTGCAATGCTCAGCATGTCATGGTATCACAGGCGATGGCATTGGTGGCAAAGCTGCAAATTTACAAATTTGGGGTAGTGAACAAGGAATAGTTGATACAATACTAAATGGCTCAAAGGGACTTGATTATCCTATGGGTGAGATGCCAGCAGGGCTAGCTGATGCTGATGGAGCAAAGGCTATCGCAGCTTATGTGGCAAAAGAGATAAGTGCTATAAAAAGTACAAAAAATGAAAATTTAGTAGCTATGGGAAAAGAGCTTTACGCAGCTTGTGCAGCTTGTCACGGAGATGATGGCAAAGGCATGGATGGTATGTCGGCTGATCTTAGTAAATATGGTTCAAGTGAGTTCATCGTAGATGTACTAAATCGTGGTAAAAACGGCAACATCGGTGTCATGCCTAAATTTAATGATGGCAGATTAAACGAGATACAACAAAAAGCAGTTGGCGAATATGTCATATCGCTATCAAAGGGCGAATAA
- a CDS encoding cytochrome c oxidase, cbb3-type, CcoQ subunit has translation MDVRELQAYGYFILTAFLAITLYAYFFHLYKSEKQGRRNYEKYSRLALDDEIGSKILEQKATKESVCNG, from the coding sequence ATGGATGTTAGAGAACTTCAAGCTTATGGCTATTTTATTTTGACAGCATTTTTAGCTATCACTTTGTACGCTTATTTTTTTCATCTTTATAAAAGTGAAAAGCAAGGTAGAAGAAATTATGAGAAATATTCAAGATTAGCCCTAGATGATGAGATCGGAAGTAAAATTTTAGAGCAAAAGGCTACAAAGGAGAGCGTATGCAATGGCTAA
- the ccoO gene encoding cytochrome-c oxidase, cbb3-type subunit II, translating to MFAWLEKNPFFFAVCVFIVIAYAGVVEILPDFANRARPLEGTKPYTVLELAGKNIYIQNGCNTCHSQMIRPFKAETDRYGMYSLSGEFAYDRPHLWGSKRTGPDLMRVGNYRTTDWHENHMLNPASVVPGSIMPAYPFLFKKNADIETAYAEALTVKKVFNTPYDEKDMPALGTFEQANANVKEQASSIIESMKDEQVKSAFAKGEIRQIVALIAYLNSLK from the coding sequence ATGTTTGCTTGGTTAGAAAAAAATCCATTCTTTTTTGCAGTTTGCGTCTTTATCGTCATAGCCTATGCTGGCGTGGTAGAAATTTTACCTGACTTTGCAAATAGAGCTAGGCCACTTGAGGGTACAAAACCTTATACGGTTTTAGAGCTTGCTGGAAAAAATATATATATACAAAATGGTTGCAACACCTGCCACTCACAGATGATACGTCCGTTTAAAGCTGAGACTGATAGATATGGCATGTACTCTTTAAGCGGCGAATTTGCTTATGATCGCCCTCATCTTTGGGGTTCAAAAAGAACGGGTCCAGATCTTATGCGTGTGGGTAATTATAGAACAACAGATTGGCATGAAAATCACATGCTAAACCCAGCCTCTGTTGTGCCAGGCTCGATCATGCCAGCATATCCATTTTTATTTAAGAAAAATGCTGATATAGAGACTGCTTACGCTGAAGCACTAACTGTTAAAAAGGTCTTTAACACGCCTTATGATGAGAAAGATATGCCAGCTCTTGGCACTTTTGAGCAAGCAAATGCTAACGTAAAAGAGCAGGCTTCAAGTATCATTGAAAGTATGAAAGATGAGCAAGTAAAAAGTGCTTTTGCAAAGGGTGAAATTCGTCAGATTGTGGCACTTATCGCCTATCTAAATAGCCTAAAATAG
- the ccoN gene encoding cytochrome-c oxidase, cbb3-type subunit I, which translates to MRPSQLLHYDYSVAKLFMFSTIFFGIVGMAIGVLVAFQLACPDLNYIAGEYSAFGRLRPLHTNGIIFGFMLSGIFATWYYIGQRVLKVSMSESPFLMFIGKLHFWLYILVMILAVVTLFMGESTSKEYAELEWPLDIAVVVVWVLWGVSIFGLIGIRREKTLYISVWYYIATFLGVAMLYLFNNMEIPTRLVSGYGSWLHSVSMYAGSNDALVQWWYGHNAVAFVFTVAIIAQIYYFLPKESGQPIFSYKLSLFSFWGLMFIYLWAGGHHLIYTAVPDWMQTMGSVFSIVLILPSWGSAINMLLTMKGEWTQLRESPLIKFMILASTFYMFSTLEGPILAIKSVNALAHYTDWVPGHVHDGALGWVGFMTMAALYHMTPRVFKREIYSKSLMEAQFWIQTTGIVLYFASMWIAGITQGMMWRATDSYGNLLYSFIDTVVVLIPYYYIRAIGGLLYLIGFLMFAYNIYKSTSAKAILAEPKSATPMGSAKANAEVM; encoded by the coding sequence ATGCGACCATCCCAGTTGCTACATTATGATTATAGTGTGGCAAAACTCTTTATGTTCTCCACGATATTTTTTGGTATTGTTGGCATGGCTATTGGTGTTTTGGTAGCTTTTCAGCTTGCCTGTCCTGATCTAAACTATATAGCTGGTGAGTATTCGGCATTTGGTAGATTGCGTCCTCTTCATACTAACGGTATCATTTTTGGTTTTATGCTCTCTGGTATATTTGCCACTTGGTATTACATAGGACAGCGTGTCCTAAAAGTATCAATGAGTGAATCTCCGTTTTTGATGTTCATTGGTAAGCTTCATTTTTGGCTTTATATACTTGTTATGATTCTAGCTGTCGTGACACTTTTTATGGGCGAGAGTACATCTAAAGAGTATGCCGAGCTTGAGTGGCCACTAGATATCGCAGTAGTAGTAGTCTGGGTGCTTTGGGGCGTTAGTATATTTGGACTTATTGGTATACGCCGTGAGAAGACACTTTACATCTCAGTTTGGTATTACATTGCTACATTTCTTGGCGTTGCTATGCTTTATCTATTTAATAACATGGAAATTCCAACAAGACTAGTTAGTGGATATGGCTCATGGCTACACTCAGTTTCGATGTATGCTGGCTCAAATGATGCTTTGGTTCAGTGGTGGTACGGCCACAACGCAGTTGCGTTTGTATTTACAGTAGCGATCATCGCCCAAATTTATTACTTCTTACCAAAAGAGAGCGGACAGCCAATATTTTCTTATAAGCTTTCGTTATTTTCATTCTGGGGCCTTATGTTTATCTATCTTTGGGCTGGTGGTCACCACCTAATATATACTGCTGTGCCTGATTGGATGCAGACTATGGGTTCGGTTTTTTCTATTGTTTTGATTTTACCTTCTTGGGGCTCAGCTATTAATATGCTTCTTACAATGAAAGGCGAATGGACACAACTTCGCGAGAGCCCGCTTATTAAATTTATGATTCTAGCTTCAACTTTTTATATGTTTTCAACTCTTGAAGGTCCTATCTTAGCTATTAAATCTGTAAATGCACTAGCTCACTATACTGACTGGGTGCCAGGACACGTACATGATGGTGCACTTGGCTGGGTTGGTTTTATGACTATGGCGGCACTTTATCATATGACGCCACGTGTCTTTAAGCGCGAAATTTATTCAAAATCCTTAATGGAAGCTCAATTTTGGATACAAACAACAGGTATTGTTTTATACTTTGCTTCGATGTGGATTGCTGGTATTACGCAAGGTATGATGTGGAGAGCGACTGATAGCTATGGAAATTTACTCTACTCATTTATTGATACTGTTGTAGTGCTTATACCTTATTATTACATTAGAGCTATTGGTGGACTTTTGTATTTGATTGGCTTTTTGATGTTTGCTTACAATATCTACAAATCAACTTCTGCTAAAGCTATTTTGGCAGAGCCAAAAAGTGCAACGCCTATGGGCAGTGCTAAAGCCAATGCGGAGGTGATGTGA
- a CDS encoding response regulator transcription factor gives MSKILNNLTVLIVENEGDGKKIVQEVMRDKFEKVITAQNGDEGLKKFKKYNPNMVITDVFMPIMNGLDMAKSIKEISKDTPIIVFSTNSEKETLLKAIDVGIDKYVLKPIDLDDFLVTLENVAKNKIETANIIQVTNGYSFNKIKRVLIRDGVEISLTKKELAFISLLIKRLGTLVLHDEIKNVVWVGESVTEAAIRTFVKRVRDKVGSNFIKNVPGLGYKIDRRLS, from the coding sequence ATGAGCAAGATTCTTAATAATCTAACTGTTCTTATCGTTGAAAATGAGGGAGATGGTAAAAAAATAGTACAAGAAGTTATGCGAGATAAATTCGAAAAAGTTATCACTGCTCAAAATGGAGATGAAGGACTTAAGAAATTTAAAAAATATAATCCAAATATGGTTATAACAGACGTTTTTATGCCTATAATGAATGGCCTTGATATGGCTAAAAGCATTAAAGAAATTTCAAAAGATACACCTATTATAGTTTTTAGTACAAATAGTGAAAAAGAAACACTTCTAAAAGCGATAGATGTTGGTATTGATAAATACGTTTTAAAGCCGATTGATCTTGATGATTTTTTGGTTACTTTAGAAAATGTTGCTAAAAATAAGATAGAAACAGCAAATATTATTCAGGTTACAAATGGATATAGTTTTAATAAAATAAAACGTGTGCTTATCAGAGATGGTGTTGAAATTTCTCTTACAAAAAAAGAACTTGCTTTTATATCCTTACTCATAAAAAGACTTGGTACGCTTGTACTTCACGATGAAATAAAAAATGTTGTTTGGGTTGGCGAGAGCGTAACAGAAGCTGCTATTAGGACCTTTGTTAAACGTGTTAGAGATAAAGTTGGCAGTAATTTTATAAAAAATGTTCCTGGGCTTGGTTACAAAATAGATAGAAGACTCTCTTAG
- a CDS encoding sulfite exporter TauE/SafE family protein has protein sequence MQNINLYMIVSVAFLSSFSHCVGMCSGFLSLQTLFFKGKNKIEILMLSTLYSLARIFAYVVLGALFGAFGVVISFSMQARGLIFFIVGLVIAFIGIALLFRGELLKFVENQKALNFVVRIAKTRIQKKNLANFLLLGFLNGFLPCGVVYYFLALGILSANFIDSAFIMLVFGLCTLPAMLLASFVFGILNEKFKDIMFKISASIMIINGIYLSFLGYRANA, from the coding sequence ATGCAAAACATAAACCTTTACATGATTGTCTCAGTTGCATTTTTAAGTAGCTTTAGTCATTGTGTAGGTATGTGCAGCGGATTTTTGAGCTTGCAGACTCTATTTTTTAAAGGTAAGAATAAAATAGAAATTTTAATGCTAAGCACACTTTATAGTCTAGCTAGAATTTTTGCTTATGTAGTTTTAGGAGCTTTGTTTGGCGCCTTTGGAGTTGTTATTAGCTTTAGCATGCAGGCAAGAGGTCTTATATTTTTCATAGTTGGTTTAGTGATCGCGTTTATCGGCATTGCCTTACTTTTTAGGGGTGAGCTTTTAAAATTTGTAGAGAATCAAAAGGCGCTTAATTTTGTAGTAAGAATTGCAAAAACAAGGATTCAAAAGAAAAATTTAGCAAATTTTTTATTACTTGGTTTTTTAAATGGCTTTTTGCCTTGTGGTGTGGTTTATTATTTTTTGGCACTTGGGATTTTAAGTGCAAATTTTATTGATTCGGCTTTTATAATGCTTGTATTTGGTCTTTGTACATTGCCAGCTATGCTTTTAGCTAGCTTTGTATTTGGAATTTTAAATGAAAAATTTAAAGACATAATGTTTAAGATCTCAGCTAGCATAATGATAATAAATGGAATTTATCTATCATTTTTAGGATATAGAGCAAATGCTTAA
- the carA gene encoding glutamine-hydrolyzing carbamoyl-phosphate synthase small subunit, with translation MKAYIYIENGVFLEAKAFGAHGECAGELVFNTSMTGYEEIMSDPSYAGQFIVFTMPEIGIVGINEDDMESLRIHASGVIMRSYNEIPSNYRSQKSLGKFFEEQGKFGVYDVDTRYLTKMLRDEGALMAYISTQISDKDELKRRLESSGRIENINYVKTVSAMDEYEHKKGAWDRNLKSYKPLKSIGKKIAVFDFGVKKNILNELCEIGLEVIVVPHDTKAEILIEKFKNGEINGVFLSNGPGEPKNLKAEIGEIKKMIEARIPIFGICLGHQLLSNAFGYETYKLKFGQHGANHPVLNLETKAIEITTQNHNYNVPESIAEVAVVTHRNLFDNTIEGVRYKDYPIFSVQHHPEASGGPSESKYIFKQFLEIL, from the coding sequence ATGAAAGCTTACATTTATATTGAAAATGGTGTTTTTTTAGAAGCAAAAGCTTTTGGTGCTCACGGTGAATGTGCTGGCGAGCTCGTTTTTAATACCTCGATGACTGGCTACGAAGAGATCATGAGCGATCCAAGCTATGCTGGTCAGTTTATCGTCTTTACGATGCCAGAAATAGGCATAGTAGGTATAAATGAAGACGATATGGAGAGTCTTAGGATTCATGCAAGTGGCGTTATAATGAGAAGCTACAATGAAATTCCATCAAACTACCGCTCGCAAAAATCTTTGGGAAAATTTTTCGAAGAGCAAGGTAAATTCGGCGTTTATGACGTTGATACTAGATACCTCACAAAGATGCTACGCGATGAAGGTGCCTTGATGGCTTATATCTCAACGCAAATAAGTGATAAAGATGAGCTAAAACGTAGACTTGAAAGTAGCGGACGTATAGAAAACATAAACTACGTAAAAACAGTTAGTGCGATGGATGAGTATGAGCACAAAAAAGGCGCTTGGGATAGAAATTTAAAGTCATATAAGCCGCTAAAAAGTATTGGCAAAAAGATAGCTGTTTTTGACTTTGGTGTAAAGAAAAATATCCTAAACGAGCTATGTGAAATTGGCCTTGAGGTTATTGTCGTGCCACACGACACTAAGGCTGAAATTTTAATAGAAAAATTTAAAAACGGTGAGATAAATGGGGTATTCTTATCAAATGGTCCTGGTGAGCCAAAAAATTTAAAGGCCGAAATAGGCGAGATCAAAAAGATGATAGAGGCTAGGATACCTATATTTGGCATTTGCCTTGGGCATCAGCTACTATCAAATGCCTTTGGATATGAGACATATAAGCTTAAATTTGGTCAGCACGGAGCAAATCACCCAGTCTTAAATTTAGAGACAAAAGCGATCGAGATAACAACACAAAATCACAACTACAACGTACCTGAGAGTATCGCAGAAGTAGCTGTTGTGACTCATAGAAATTTATTTGACAACACGATCGAGGGTGTGAGATACAAAGACTATCCGATCTTTTCAGTTCAGCACCACCCAGAAGCAAGTGGTGGTCCAAGCGAGAGTAAATATATATTTAAGCAGTTTTTAGAAATTTTATAA
- a CDS encoding DUF507 family protein: protein MRLKLPHVPYISHKIAIDLLNCGFVRLNKGIEPIVAKTSEILTVDIQKERALDERVNELLEKNEDEMQTMQIDRKNMFWLVKKKLAGEFDVILIHEDRFSNIAHKVLETIWKSGLVDYNVSENRVKNVIYNSIDEYLKSYEKIEDDVYEMIQNYKHKLIPGTDEYDLVFERLYQDELKKRGML from the coding sequence ATGCGTTTAAAACTCCCACACGTTCCGTATATTTCACATAAAATAGCAATAGATCTTCTAAATTGTGGTTTCGTAAGACTAAATAAAGGCATTGAGCCAATCGTAGCAAAAACAAGTGAAATTTTAACAGTCGATATTCAAAAAGAAAGAGCTTTAGATGAGCGAGTAAATGAGCTTTTGGAGAAAAATGAAGATGAGATGCAAACTATGCAAATTGACCGCAAAAATATGTTTTGGCTCGTTAAAAAGAAGCTCGCAGGTGAATTTGATGTAATCTTAATCCACGAAGATAGATTTAGTAATATCGCTCACAAAGTGCTTGAAACTATTTGGAAGAGCGGTCTTGTTGATTATAATGTATCTGAAAATCGCGTAAAAAATGTGATTTATAACTCGATAGACGAGTACTTAAAAAGCTATGAGAAGATAGAAGATGATGTTTATGAAATGATACAAAATTATAAACATAAGCTAATCCCAGGAACTGATGAATATGATCTTGTCTTTGAGCGTTTGTATCAAGATGAGCTTAAAAAAAGAGGCATGCTTTAA
- a CDS encoding isoleucyl-tRNA synthetase, protein MKILNAFFTGIIFVLAPIFTLFVGIYNNYFSYYGISEYFNVIFVDNVPFLWLLPVFFIFGYCFFYASFRKIFRAFYLVLLIVCAFSWYPDFGRTLGENYFMSKSLSLDISSNLENEQKTDGKILYEGRREIYFLRSDNNKVVKISK, encoded by the coding sequence ATGAAAATTTTAAATGCTTTTTTTACGGGTATTATATTTGTCCTTGCTCCTATTTTTACGCTATTTGTTGGAATTTACAACAACTACTTTTCTTACTATGGCATAAGTGAGTATTTTAATGTTATTTTTGTTGATAACGTGCCTTTCTTATGGCTTTTGCCCGTATTTTTTATATTTGGGTATTGCTTTTTTTACGCGTCTTTTAGAAAAATTTTTAGAGCCTTTTATTTAGTTTTGCTGATAGTTTGTGCTTTTAGTTGGTATCCTGACTTTGGACGCACTTTAGGAGAGAATTATTTTATGAGCAAATCGCTATCTTTAGATATCTCATCAAATTTAGAAAATGAGCAAAAGACTGATGGAAAGATACTTTATGAAGGACGAAGAGAAATTTATTTTTTAAGAAGCGATAATAATAAAGTCGTTAAAATTTCAAAGTAA